Below is a window of Acidimicrobiales bacterium DNA.
AGAACCTCGGCCGCCTCCTGGTCGCGCACCGGGACGAAGGCGGCGTACTTGCGCAGCCCCACATCAGCGCCGTGCCCGACGCGGCCGGAGGTGGTGACGATGTCGATGCCGGCAGCGAGGGCCTGTGTGACGGTGAAGTGACGAAGTTCCTGAAGGCTGACGTCGAACCGCTTGGTCAACCGCTTGCCACCGCACGTGTCACAGGCAGCACCGCGTCGCTTGCCGCGACAGTCGGGACAGGTCTGCCAGCAGATGCGGTTGAACGCCTGAGTGTAAGAATCCGGCCTCCACGGCGCGGTGCCGGTCGGGTCGAGCGTGAAGACGTATCCGTCCTTCTTGATCGTGACACCGGCCGCGTGTGCCGCCGATTCCATCACGACACGATGCTCCGCCAGAACCTCGATCGTCGCGGTATCGATCGCGATTCTTCGAACCTTGTGGGTCTTGGTATCGCCGACGATCCAGCCCGGCCCGTCGTCATGCTTGACCGACCGCGCAACAGTAAGGGTCCGCCGGTCAAAATCGATGTCGCTCCACCGCAGACCGCACAGCTCCCCGCGACGCAATCCGGTCGTGGCCGACACGAATATGGCGGCGGCGAGGAGCGGCAGATCCCGTGCCCTGGCTTCTTCGATCAGCCCGAGGACCACCTCCGGCGAAGGTGCGCGCACCGGCATGTCGACATGCTTTGGCGGCGTGGCCTTGTCGGTCGCGGCGCGCTCGACGAGGTCCCATTTCTCGGCCTGGTGCAACGCGGTCGAAAGCACTCGGTGCATGTGTCGGATCGTCTGCGCGCTGAGCCCTTCCTTGCGCCACTGTGCGTACGCCCGGTCGAGCCGCTGCGCTGTGAGCTCGTCGAGTGTGATGTCACCGAGATCACGGCGGACTCTGGCGAGCTTGTCCCGATACCCGCGGACCGTCGTCGGCTGCAGGTCGGCTTGGACATGGTCGAGCCACCGGTCGAGCAAGGCGTTGAGGGTGTCAGTCGAGGCGACGGTCGTACCCGTTCGGACTTCGGTGA
It encodes the following:
- a CDS encoding tyrosine-type recombinase/integrase; the encoded protein is MRGTKTEVRRGVWRLRVVADYDPKTGVARQRSRTVYGTKKMADDALAAFVTEVRTGTTVASTDTLNALLDRWLDHVQADLQPTTVRGYRDKLARVRRDLGDITLDELTAQRLDRAYAQWRKEGLSAQTIRHMHRVLSTALHQAEKWDLVERAATDKATPPKHVDMPVRAPSPEVVLGLIEEARARDLPLLAAAIFVSATTGLRRGELCGLRWSDIDFDRRTLTVARSVKHDDGPGWIVGDTKTHKVRRIAIDTATIEVLAEHRVVMESAAHAAGVTIKKDGYVFTLDPTGTAPWRPDSYTQAFNRICWQTCPDCRGKRRGAACDTCGGKRLTKRFDVSLQELRHFTVTQALAAGIDIVTTSGRVGHGADVGLRKYAAFVPVRDQEAAEVLGALVRR